From the Solibacillus sp. FSL R5-0449 genome, one window contains:
- a CDS encoding manganese catalase family protein, producing the protein MYYYKEELINIIKPDKPDPAAARVLQEILGGHYGEMRTMMQFFFQSSNFRGKETQFRDLLRGIFLEEIAHVELVQNTINQLLNGSGESSAPGNNGMDQSPLDEAVRHANPHHFIMGAQASLPVDAAGNPWNGSWVYSHGNLIADLLNNLVLESTGVLQKTRIYEMSSNQTFRETLAFLIVRDNAHQNAFAKALETLGVNWGKLFPVPNYDINKYPECQKFIDMGYHNCQFNFRLDPTRIGEILHGQSPSRNGGQYQVTPPPEGFPVPLMPDMPNEHSPGLYDLNN; encoded by the coding sequence ATGTACTATTACAAAGAAGAACTGATCAATATTATTAAACCGGACAAGCCAGATCCGGCAGCTGCACGCGTTTTACAGGAAATTTTAGGCGGGCATTACGGAGAAATGCGAACAATGATGCAATTTTTCTTCCAAAGCTCGAATTTCCGGGGGAAAGAAACTCAATTTAGAGATTTGCTGCGCGGAATTTTCTTAGAAGAAATTGCCCATGTCGAGCTTGTTCAAAATACAATTAATCAGCTTTTGAACGGTTCTGGAGAGTCTTCTGCTCCCGGTAATAACGGAATGGACCAATCGCCATTGGATGAAGCGGTCCGCCATGCAAATCCCCACCATTTTATTATGGGCGCACAAGCATCATTGCCTGTTGATGCAGCAGGCAATCCATGGAACGGTTCCTGGGTCTACTCACATGGTAACCTCATTGCCGATTTACTGAATAACCTCGTATTGGAATCTACAGGTGTTCTGCAAAAGACTCGTATTTATGAGATGAGTTCAAACCAAACGTTCCGGGAAACACTCGCATTTTTAATCGTTCGCGATAACGCCCATCAAAATGCTTTTGCCAAAGCACTTGAAACATTAGGTGTGAATTGGGGCAAACTATTCCCCGTACCGAACTATGATATTAACAAATACCCTGAGTGCCAGAAATTCATTGATATGGGTTACCACAACTGTCAATTTAACTTCCGCCTGGATCCGACTAGAATCGGTGAAATTTTACATGGACAATCCCCAAGCCGAAATGGCGGACAATATCAAGTGACACCGCCCCCGGAAGGTTTCCCTGTACCATTAATGCCGGATATGCCTAATGAGCATAGCCCTGGATTATATGATTTAAATAATTAA
- a CDS encoding catalase, with product MENNNKKVEQLKQFTTKDEGQPLTTNHGLKLTNDEHSLTIGERGPTIMEDFHFREKMTHFDHERIPERVVHARGSGAHGVFESYGDASDITMAHFLGEKGRQTPVFVRFSTVAGSRGSAETVRDVRGFATKFYTEEGNYDLVGNNIPIFFIQDAIKFPDLIHAVKPEPHNEIPQAQSAHDTFWDFVVSNEETAHMTMWKMSDRAIPRSFRTMEGFGVNTFRFVNAKGEAHFVKFHWKPVFGAHSLVWDEAQKIAGKDPDFNRRDLYDNIEAGNYPEYELAVQLIAQEDEFKFDFDILDPTKIWPEELIPLRKLGKMTLNRNTDNFFAETEQIAFHVGHVVPGIDFSNDPLLQGRLFSYTDTQLIRLGGPNFHELPINRPVCPFHNNQRDGYGRMTINKGRVAYGKNSLQNNTPHVVTQKEGGYAHYQEKIEGRKVRARSLSFEDHYSQARQFWLSQTDVEKQHIINAFSFELGKVETIEIRKAAVDMFARVDRAMAEQIAQNIGVTPPDESIQQVADQQPSDAVSILKNQVPFLKSKKVGIIVNTHSNLEELVTPLENEGVTVELISEKQGRIGEREIDHTLETADPVLYDGLIVAATFDSVVPKRKVQRFADEIFNHYKALGYASAELLDKDYAHAPGVAAGITEFVEALKKGRHFDRTDATG from the coding sequence TTGGAGAACAACAATAAGAAAGTCGAACAATTAAAACAGTTTACAACAAAGGATGAAGGACAGCCGCTAACAACGAATCATGGATTAAAGTTAACGAATGACGAACATTCATTAACGATAGGTGAACGTGGTCCAACCATAATGGAGGACTTTCATTTTCGTGAAAAAATGACCCATTTTGACCATGAGCGAATTCCGGAACGAGTTGTACATGCACGAGGTTCGGGGGCTCATGGGGTATTTGAAAGTTATGGTGATGCATCAGATATAACGATGGCGCATTTTTTAGGAGAGAAAGGTCGACAAACACCTGTCTTTGTTCGATTTTCAACAGTAGCAGGCTCACGAGGTTCAGCAGAAACAGTTCGTGATGTACGAGGATTTGCGACGAAGTTTTATACTGAAGAAGGGAATTACGATTTAGTAGGGAACAATATCCCGATTTTCTTCATTCAGGATGCAATTAAATTCCCGGATTTAATCCATGCCGTTAAACCGGAGCCCCACAATGAAATTCCTCAAGCGCAAAGTGCCCATGATACATTTTGGGATTTTGTCGTAAGCAATGAAGAGACGGCTCATATGACAATGTGGAAAATGTCTGATCGAGCGATTCCAAGAAGTTTCCGTACGATGGAAGGATTTGGGGTCAATACATTCCGTTTTGTAAACGCCAAAGGAGAAGCCCACTTCGTAAAATTCCATTGGAAACCTGTATTCGGTGCGCATTCTTTAGTATGGGATGAAGCTCAAAAAATTGCTGGTAAAGATCCCGACTTTAACCGCCGTGACCTTTACGATAATATTGAAGCCGGAAATTATCCAGAGTATGAACTTGCTGTGCAGTTAATTGCACAAGAAGATGAGTTCAAATTTGATTTCGATATTTTAGATCCGACAAAAATTTGGCCGGAAGAGTTGATTCCGCTTCGTAAACTCGGAAAAATGACATTGAATCGAAATACGGATAACTTCTTTGCAGAAACGGAACAGATCGCATTCCATGTAGGACATGTTGTACCTGGAATTGATTTTTCAAACGATCCTTTATTGCAAGGCCGTTTATTTTCATACACAGATACGCAACTAATTCGATTAGGCGGGCCAAACTTCCATGAACTGCCGATCAATCGCCCTGTTTGCCCATTCCATAATAACCAGCGTGATGGCTATGGTCGAATGACGATCAATAAAGGTCGTGTTGCATACGGGAAAAACAGTTTGCAAAACAATACCCCTCATGTAGTAACACAAAAAGAAGGCGGCTATGCACATTACCAGGAAAAAATCGAAGGACGAAAAGTACGTGCCCGAAGCTTATCATTTGAAGATCATTACAGCCAAGCGCGTCAATTCTGGTTAAGCCAAACTGATGTGGAAAAACAGCATATTATTAATGCTTTCAGTTTTGAACTGGGGAAAGTAGAAACAATCGAAATTCGCAAAGCAGCAGTCGATATGTTTGCTCGTGTCGACCGTGCAATGGCTGAGCAAATTGCACAAAATATCGGTGTTACGCCACCAGATGAATCGATCCAGCAAGTTGCCGATCAACAGCCTTCAGATGCCGTGAGTATCCTAAAAAATCAGGTACCATTCTTAAAATCAAAAAAAGTCGGTATTATTGTTAATACCCACAGTAATTTGGAAGAACTGGTAACGCCATTAGAAAATGAAGGAGTTACAGTTGAATTGATCAGCGAGAAGCAAGGAAGAATCGGTGAGCGTGAAATCGACCATACGCTGGAAACGGCAGATCCTGTACTTTATGATGGTTTGATTGTTGCCGCAACTTTCGATAGTGTTGTACCGAAACGTAAAGTACAACGATTTGCTGATGAAATTTTCAACCATTATAAAGCATTAGGGTATGCTTCAGCTGAACTTTTAGATAAAGACTATGCGCATGCACCTGGTGTCGCAGCAGGTATTACAGAATTTGTAGAAGCATTGAAAAAAGGTCGCCACTTTGATCGAACAGATGCAACGGGTTGA
- a CDS encoding helix-turn-helix transcriptional regulator: protein MKDVQISNCVKLRRTELGNLTQSDLAKQVGVTRQTMNLIEAQKYNPTIKVCLLIANALDTSIEKLFWMEEEL from the coding sequence TTGAAAGATGTACAAATAAGTAACTGTGTGAAATTACGAAGAACTGAATTAGGCAATTTAACACAAAGTGATTTAGCTAAGCAAGTTGGTGTCACAAGACAGACGATGAATTTAATCGAAGCACAAAAGTATAATCCTACAATTAAAGTTTGCTTGCTGATTGCAAATGCATTGGATACTTCTATTGAAAAATTGTTTTGGATGGAGGAAGAACTATGA
- a CDS encoding DUF3784 domain-containing protein produces MEMNLVIIGVIFLVLGYLVGVKKLTWLLAGYNEKRVKDKNKLAVLVGGTFALLGIGIVISGFAGVQQAETVMFVAIGIILLELVYVNAKMVE; encoded by the coding sequence ATGGAAATGAACTTAGTTATAATTGGCGTAATATTTTTAGTGCTTGGTTATTTAGTCGGTGTTAAAAAGTTAACTTGGCTACTAGCAGGGTATAATGAAAAGCGGGTAAAAGACAAAAATAAATTGGCCGTACTTGTCGGTGGAACATTTGCTTTACTAGGTATAGGGATTGTCATAAGCGGATTTGCAGGTGTACAACAAGCAGAAACGGTTATGTTTGTGGCAATAGGTATCATTTTGCTTGAGTTGGTTTATGTTAACGCAAAAATGGTGGAATAA
- a CDS encoding YndJ family protein: MLVNLRHVLSRPLTIIGLVCMATLLLFNEPTSMYYYLTLAQLIFVPVMVELLVSLKNWQRLIIAGGQFAVTMLYFTQNNFSILLCVLIYLLSTLLIASQGINRFLKRGFVNTAEIMIDIGLIYIVMGGLWFMAFHLQLDTGFSPIITWLTAIHFHYSAFLLCITVGLIGRLHMTRYFKFCCAVIAAGPMLVAIGITFSRIVEIISVSLYVIAIFSISFFVMKWPLPRVQRIFIRLAFLTLCFTIIWSFLYAYSNFTGTNLVDIPDMLDFHGLLNCLGFGISVVIAWSLLLPPTKHHDYTFPISKIRGRFSPTNKPAPGLVDDMSSYINKEEISELVHEFYEHTKRFELKASVQWAAWFKPFAYIYQFISRKMGQLNLPYSSKMIVMDGEIWQVDSQQDGREKPRVWQRSINGEPVFNAIYSQHRDAANTYMNIALPLPFSSMHGILQLSVKDRALYLTSDGQGDAGTYLTFRSYLFKLPLHENFVIREQQGILTATHQMTLFGIKFLHIDYHIRKK, from the coding sequence ATGCTGGTCAATTTACGCCATGTGCTCAGTAGACCTTTAACAATCATCGGTCTGGTATGTATGGCCACGCTTCTGTTATTTAACGAACCAACATCGATGTATTATTATTTGACGCTGGCCCAACTTATCTTTGTACCAGTCATGGTAGAGCTGTTGGTTTCCCTGAAAAATTGGCAAAGACTTATTATAGCTGGCGGTCAATTTGCAGTGACAATGCTTTACTTTACACAGAACAATTTCTCCATCCTGCTTTGTGTACTTATCTACTTGCTAAGTACACTTCTCATTGCCTCTCAAGGTATTAACCGGTTTTTAAAAAGAGGCTTTGTCAATACAGCAGAAATAATGATCGATATCGGTCTCATTTATATTGTAATGGGTGGACTGTGGTTTATGGCATTCCATCTGCAACTGGATACAGGCTTCAGTCCCATCATTACATGGCTGACAGCAATTCACTTTCATTACTCCGCCTTTCTGCTATGCATTACAGTCGGTTTGATCGGACGTCTTCATATGACCCGTTATTTCAAATTTTGCTGTGCCGTCATCGCAGCAGGACCAATGCTAGTAGCGATCGGAATAACTTTTTCAAGAATTGTTGAAATCATTTCAGTAAGTTTGTATGTCATTGCCATTTTCAGCATTAGCTTTTTCGTAATGAAGTGGCCATTACCTCGTGTTCAACGCATCTTCATTCGCCTTGCATTTTTGACATTATGCTTTACAATTATTTGGTCGTTTTTATATGCGTATAGCAATTTTACAGGTACGAATCTTGTTGATATTCCGGATATGCTGGATTTTCATGGGCTATTAAATTGTTTAGGTTTTGGTATATCGGTAGTAATCGCCTGGAGTCTATTGCTGCCACCGACAAAGCATCACGACTATACATTCCCGATAAGCAAAATTCGCGGAAGATTTTCTCCAACAAACAAACCGGCACCTGGACTTGTCGATGATATGTCATCCTATATTAATAAAGAGGAAATTTCTGAATTGGTTCATGAGTTTTATGAACATACTAAGCGATTTGAATTAAAAGCGTCGGTTCAATGGGCAGCATGGTTTAAACCTTTTGCTTATATATATCAATTCATTAGCAGGAAAATGGGACAGCTGAATTTACCCTATTCCTCAAAAATGATTGTGATGGACGGTGAAATCTGGCAAGTTGATTCCCAACAAGATGGTCGGGAAAAACCGCGTGTCTGGCAACGGTCGATCAATGGGGAACCCGTTTTTAATGCGATTTATTCGCAGCATCGTGATGCAGCCAATACTTATATGAATATTGCATTGCCTTTGCCCTTCTCGTCGATGCATGGAATACTGCAGCTTTCCGTAAAAGACCGCGCACTGTACTTAACAAGTGACGGACAAGGCGATGCTGGTACGTATTTAACGTTCAGATCTTATCTATTCAAACTTCCGTTACATGAGAATTTTGTGATTAGGGAACAGCAAGGCATTCTTACAGCAACGCATCAGATGACACTGTTCGGTATAAAGTTTTTACATATTGATTATCATATCCGTAAAAAATAA
- a CDS encoding DUF4166 domain-containing protein, with protein MIYETLLAEDFNRLHPKLQERYRLPLGQPFHAQGTMQVIHSGPRLLRPMYTFFTKTDFLFPESGEEIPFTITNTARMNNEKDAEVYWERTFYFPLATRKFNATMTVDLERQIVKDYLGDPSLFYSDLKMDVTKDGSLMIRSAEQRAVFGRKEVGLPKKLTGRVVVTEGYDDVLDVYTIHVSIYNDFIGRMMMYAGQFTPCAQ; from the coding sequence ATGATTTACGAAACATTGCTGGCAGAAGACTTTAACAGACTGCATCCAAAACTGCAGGAAAGGTACCGCCTACCATTAGGTCAGCCTTTTCATGCACAAGGAACAATGCAAGTTATTCATTCCGGACCACGTTTATTACGACCAATGTATACATTCTTTACTAAAACAGACTTCCTCTTTCCAGAGTCCGGCGAGGAAATTCCTTTTACAATAACGAATACCGCACGAATGAACAACGAAAAGGACGCTGAAGTGTATTGGGAGCGCACCTTCTATTTTCCACTGGCGACAAGAAAGTTCAATGCAACGATGACAGTCGATTTGGAAAGACAAATTGTTAAAGATTATTTAGGGGATCCTTCACTGTTCTACTCTGACTTAAAAATGGATGTTACAAAGGACGGTTCATTAATGATCCGCTCTGCAGAACAGCGTGCCGTCTTCGGGCGTAAAGAAGTGGGTTTGCCAAAGAAACTGACGGGCCGCGTTGTTGTAACAGAAGGCTACGATGATGTGCTCGATGTATATACGATTCATGTTTCCATTTATAATGATTTCATCGGAAGGATGATGATGTATGCTGGTCAATTTACGCCATGTGCTCAGTAG
- a CDS encoding DoxX-like family protein: MKKKPIYVETVIDSSIEKVWQYTQQPDLHEQWDLRFTSITYNEKQHEDAPQTFTYTTKIMPGLSVAGWGESKGTHEKASGVKTSSLHFGTPQMISPIKEGRGYWQYIPNGDRVTFLTQYDYDARFGRFGQLFDLLFRPVIGWATALSFNVLARWIELGEKPATQYRRFFSYYLLCFLFSFIWLYQGLVPKVLMKHPLEIDMLMKLSPLAYGQASTAIVWIGMLEMVIGIIFLVPKLQPLLLKAQILLFPLLTLSAIIAAPSVATAPFNVVTFNVGLWIASIVALLLTKELPTAKFCKRKRGA, from the coding sequence TTGAAGAAAAAGCCGATTTATGTGGAAACTGTAATAGACAGCTCGATTGAAAAAGTATGGCAATATACACAGCAGCCTGATCTGCATGAACAATGGGATTTACGTTTCACATCCATCACCTACAATGAAAAACAGCATGAGGACGCACCTCAAACTTTTACATATACAACAAAAATAATGCCGGGTCTGTCAGTTGCAGGTTGGGGTGAAAGTAAAGGAACACATGAAAAAGCAAGTGGTGTTAAAACTTCTTCTCTGCATTTCGGAACACCGCAAATGATTTCCCCAATTAAAGAAGGACGCGGCTACTGGCAATATATACCGAATGGCGACCGCGTTACTTTTCTGACCCAGTATGACTATGATGCCCGATTTGGTCGATTCGGACAATTGTTTGATTTACTTTTCCGTCCTGTTATCGGCTGGGCAACTGCGCTAAGCTTTAATGTGTTGGCAAGATGGATTGAACTCGGAGAAAAACCGGCAACCCAATACCGGCGATTTTTCAGCTATTATTTACTCTGCTTCCTGTTTAGTTTCATATGGCTCTACCAAGGTCTCGTTCCGAAAGTGTTGATGAAGCATCCGCTTGAAATTGATATGCTGATGAAACTGTCCCCGCTAGCTTATGGTCAAGCATCAACAGCCATAGTTTGGATAGGTATGTTGGAGATGGTGATTGGGATCATCTTTTTGGTACCGAAATTGCAACCGCTGCTGCTAAAAGCACAGATTTTATTGTTCCCATTGCTGACATTAAGCGCAATTATCGCTGCACCTTCAGTAGCAACGGCTCCATTTAATGTTGTTACCTTTAACGTTGGATTATGGATTGCTTCAATAGTTGCTTTACTGCTGACAAAAGAATTACCGACAGCAAAATTTTGCAAACGAAAAAGAGGTGCTTAA
- a CDS encoding peptidylprolyl isomerase yields MKKLISFMFITAILLAACNSSELSITEVQKIPPKVQESIDFMDPDDTLQLVNDSKSDVKYIVFQSAGTVTAELEERENILDIKLETENEENSELKQYVYKITRGDAQYDSINVKINGQDTPIDSSTGF; encoded by the coding sequence TTGAAAAAATTAATATCATTCATGTTTATTACAGCCATACTTTTAGCTGCTTGCAACTCCTCGGAATTGAGTATTACCGAAGTGCAAAAGATTCCTCCAAAAGTACAGGAGAGTATTGATTTTATGGATCCCGATGACACATTGCAGCTTGTTAACGATAGCAAAAGCGATGTGAAGTATATTGTTTTTCAATCTGCAGGAACCGTAACAGCTGAACTTGAAGAGAGAGAAAACATATTGGATATAAAATTGGAAACTGAAAATGAAGAAAATAGCGAGTTAAAACAATACGTTTATAAAATTACTCGTGGTGATGCACAATATGATTCAATTAATGTAAAAATAAACGGACAAGATACACCTATAGATAGTTCCACAGGGTTTTAA
- a CDS encoding alkaline phosphatase family protein: MNKNHKYVIVVSYDAFSKDNWESAASKPNLAKLIERGASTNLMKSVYPTLTYVIHSSYVTGVYPDRHGVFHNNPFQPFVPENDQKWHWFRSDIQAPTVYEAARKQGLTTAGLLWPVSGKADIHFNIPEIKAIKNENQALKILKSGSKLFTMQMELKYGKVRQGIQQPYLDDFTTLCAVDTIKKKKPNLLLMHLIDLDDTKHLHGTKGPHIEEVIERMDRRIGDLIQATIDADIYEETTFIIVGDHSQLDVQYKVYLNRILYEEGLIYEENGNWHWRAYVQSAGGAAYLHVQPGDVEAEKIALTILQDAARNEAYGIEAILSAEELQELHVASKFHYMIEAKEGFAFEDDHLQEVVVDLHALGEKYATHGYSPNKPDYTSNLIISGNGVKAGSTIGEACVVDIGPTIAHILDLDFGNTDGRALTEIFKR; encoded by the coding sequence ATGAATAAAAATCATAAATATGTAATCGTTGTTTCATATGATGCCTTTTCTAAAGATAATTGGGAAAGTGCAGCATCGAAACCGAATTTAGCAAAACTGATTGAACGAGGGGCCTCCACAAATTTAATGAAAAGTGTCTACCCTACCCTCACCTATGTTATACACAGCTCCTATGTGACAGGTGTTTACCCAGACCGGCACGGAGTTTTTCATAACAATCCATTTCAGCCATTCGTGCCCGAAAACGATCAGAAATGGCACTGGTTCCGAAGTGATATCCAAGCTCCAACTGTATATGAGGCAGCTCGAAAACAAGGACTTACAACTGCAGGACTTTTATGGCCAGTATCAGGAAAAGCGGATATTCACTTTAATATTCCCGAAATAAAAGCGATTAAAAATGAAAACCAGGCACTGAAAATACTGAAAAGCGGCAGTAAATTGTTTACGATGCAAATGGAACTGAAGTACGGAAAAGTTCGGCAAGGGATTCAGCAGCCGTATTTGGATGATTTCACAACACTATGTGCAGTAGATACGATTAAAAAGAAAAAGCCGAATTTACTTCTAATGCATTTAATTGATCTCGATGATACGAAGCATTTACATGGAACAAAGGGGCCTCATATCGAAGAAGTCATTGAACGGATGGATCGCCGAATTGGAGACCTCATCCAGGCGACAATCGATGCGGATATTTATGAAGAAACGACTTTTATAATCGTCGGAGATCATAGTCAGCTCGATGTTCAGTATAAAGTGTATTTGAACCGGATTTTATACGAGGAAGGCCTGATTTATGAGGAGAATGGAAACTGGCATTGGCGTGCATATGTTCAAAGTGCTGGTGGAGCCGCGTATTTACATGTACAGCCCGGTGATGTAGAAGCAGAAAAGATAGCGCTTACAATTTTACAGGATGCTGCACGGAATGAGGCTTACGGCATCGAAGCGATTTTAAGTGCGGAGGAATTACAGGAACTTCATGTGGCCAGTAAATTCCATTATATGATTGAAGCGAAAGAAGGCTTTGCTTTTGAAGATGACCATTTACAGGAAGTTGTGGTCGACTTACATGCACTTGGCGAAAAGTATGCGACACATGGTTACTCCCCTAATAAACCCGATTATACGAGCAACCTGATTATTTCAGGCAACGGTGTGAAAGCCGGCTCAACAATTGGCGAAGCTTGTGTCGTTGACATCGGTCCGACCATTGCACATATTTTAGATTTGGACTTTGGAAATACAGATGGCAGAGCATTGACTGAAATATTCAAGCGATAA
- a CDS encoding MFS transporter: MKLTKEEKSWILYDCGNSAYSIAITTALFPIVFGMFQGVNNMDLGYFNSLASILVAVLSPILGAFADYKDKKKRFFTFFALVGIISTLSFTFISPDSGQWQLLIVMYILSCIGFAGANIFYDSFLVDVTTDEKMDKVSSSGFAFGYISSVIPFGISLVVILVMGMGAAIGYQIGFCITALWWGLLTIPMIKDVKQRHYIEPEPNPIGNSFKRLGQTFLNIKDYKIVFMFLIAYFCYIDGVDTIIKMVVPYATSVLGSDGLNTFMLLAILLVIQIVAFPFALLYGSLAKKYSTRALIIVGIMTYMIACIAAFFISELWHIFILGIMIGSAQGGIQALSRSYYGKIIPKERSNEFFGFYNIFGKFAAIIGPFLMALTTTMTGDARYSILSIIPLFIIGLIVFLMLPKDAHEQTKLAG; this comes from the coding sequence GTGAAGCTGACAAAAGAAGAAAAGTCCTGGATTTTATACGACTGCGGGAATTCGGCTTATTCCATTGCAATCACTACCGCGCTTTTTCCCATTGTTTTCGGGATGTTTCAAGGTGTGAACAACATGGATTTAGGTTACTTCAATTCACTCGCAAGTATACTTGTCGCCGTTCTTAGTCCTATATTAGGAGCCTTTGCTGATTATAAGGACAAGAAAAAACGTTTCTTCACATTTTTTGCGTTAGTCGGAATTATTTCCACTCTTTCCTTTACATTTATTTCACCGGATAGTGGGCAATGGCAGCTATTAATCGTCATGTACATTCTTTCATGTATCGGTTTTGCAGGCGCCAATATTTTCTATGATTCTTTCTTGGTCGATGTAACAACAGATGAGAAAATGGATAAAGTATCATCATCCGGCTTTGCTTTCGGCTACATTTCAAGTGTCATTCCATTTGGGATTAGTTTAGTCGTCATCTTAGTGATGGGGATGGGTGCGGCGATCGGTTATCAGATCGGCTTTTGTATTACCGCGCTATGGTGGGGATTACTGACGATTCCGATGATTAAAGACGTCAAACAGCGCCATTATATAGAACCCGAGCCGAATCCGATCGGCAATAGTTTCAAGCGATTAGGTCAAACCTTTTTAAATATTAAAGACTATAAAATCGTATTCATGTTTTTAATCGCTTATTTCTGCTATATCGATGGTGTCGATACAATTATAAAAATGGTTGTTCCGTACGCGACAAGTGTTTTAGGCTCCGACGGGCTGAATACATTTATGCTTTTGGCCATTTTACTTGTTATTCAAATTGTAGCCTTTCCTTTTGCTCTGCTTTACGGTTCACTTGCAAAAAAATATTCGACAAGGGCATTAATTATTGTCGGCATTATGACTTATATGATTGCCTGTATCGCTGCATTTTTCATTTCAGAATTGTGGCATATCTTTATTTTAGGAATAATGATAGGATCTGCACAAGGCGGTATTCAGGCACTCAGCCGTTCCTATTACGGGAAAATTATTCCGAAAGAACGCTCCAATGAATTTTTCGGTTTCTATAATATTTTCGGGAAGTTTGCCGCGATTATCGGTCCTTTTTTAATGGCACTGACAACAACGATGACCGGCGATGCGAGATACAGTATTTTATCTATTATTCCTTTATTCATAATCGGGCTCATTGTCTTTTTAATGCTGCCAAAAGATGCGCATGAACAAACTAAATTAGCAGGGTGA